The following nucleotide sequence is from Juglans microcarpa x Juglans regia isolate MS1-56 chromosome 6D, Jm3101_v1.0, whole genome shotgun sequence.
TACGTAGCGGGACTTAACATAATGTTTTAATTACTCTACCGACTACTAAGTTACCAAATCTTTAATTCAAGAAGTTAGCTGAATTTGAGGAATGTACTTGGAATGAATGATCAAAACAGATGTTGTGATCCAATGCTGGGAGCACCCAAAACAAGGAAAATGGATCAACTCATAGACCTTGATCCAGGTCCAAATTATAGATTTCAAGATTATAGATTTTTTAGGTTCAATAGGCCAAAGTTTGGACACTTATTCAATTGTTTTAGCCTTAATTTTGTCTATGATCATAAACTCTAATACTTTGCCAACAAAAGAGAAGATATGTCCAGGGGTATATTGTTCTCGATCAACAGGTACCCTCGGATCAGATGCGGagaaagtatttctcatatttcaAATTCTCGACTAGGGAAAACAATGAATTCtactaaatataattatttttgcgTACTTTTTATACACTCCACTgatgtgattggtcaaaataattttttatattaaaaaaatggtacaactaatcatattaatagaGTACAGAAAGAATACAcaaaagtgactgcacataAAAATTTTTGATAACGTTATTTGACTTTTATCGTGGTGCCCCAGTGTCCATTGTATTAAAAGGGTGGCATGCATTGAATAGATGAGAAAAGATTGGGACCGAATGGGTgtgaaaaacatttttccagcGGCCAATAACAAACAGACACGTAGGCAATCTATTCATCACTGAAATGCACCCGCATGTATGAGAAAAGATGTCCACTCTCCCTCCCATCTTCACTCTCCCTCTGCCGCCCAAccctctcctttctctccctcccatCAACGATGCTCCATGCCAATGGACCCACGCCGAAGCCCTCTCGAGCCCATCTGCACTCCTTCACGCCGAAGTCCAATAGAAGACCAACACACCAGCTAAGAggctaaaaatgaaaaaagtggTGGAAATGCTTCACGAAATAAATGGCAACTTCTTGTAATCTGTTTGAGTTGGCTAAACAAATGAAATTAAGTAGTGGGTTAATGTAATCAAGAGAGCCCTCGAAAGAGTGAGGACTACTTGAGTTTTTGTATCACACATTAGGCTAGCATTGAAGTGCTGAAAAGAACAAGCTGGATGCTCTGATTTTTTTGTGCCCAAATGCATGTCCAAATTCAATTATTAGTTTGCTACTGATCAAAGTTCCATGCCAAAGCCCAACAGAAAACCAAATTGAAGACCAATGAAGGAAATCGCACAAAGTATGGACcaaacaaaaattttttttacctttcaaACTTTGAAGACAATGTTTTGGGGCTTCCTTTGGCATCGGCGTCAAGTgtaggtggggggggggggggggggggggggggggagagggggAGAAAGAAGGAGAGgactgggttttttttttttggggcttCTATCAACGGTGGAGGAGTGTagatgagagggagagaaatgagagggcTTCGGCGTGGAGGAGTGCAGATGGGCTCGAGAAGGCTTCGGCGTGGATCCGTCAGCGTGGAGCGTCACAGatgggagggagagaaaggagagggCTGGGCAAGAGAGGGATAGTGATGATAAGAGGGAGAGTGAGAGTCTTTTCTCATACATGTGAGTGTATTTTAGTGATGAATAGATCGCCCACATGTCTATTTGTTATTAGCTGatggaaaaatgtttttcacACCCATCCGGCCCAAGCTTTTCTCTAAATAGATTCCAATAACTctttaaaaagttcaaaatcacaatgttaTCTTGTATGCCAccaaaagattttcttttgcttttgcttttttggCTTTTAGATCAACAGGAATGCTAAGTATAGTCCAAGTCCACGAGTCTTCcgcactttttttaaaacaagaaaaagtgaAGCCCAATATTAAAATGTGAATCACgtcttaaatttatctattttaaaaaaaaaaatgcttaagaTTTGTACATTTTAATACTGTACAAAtcaattcttttaaattattattattatttaagaaataaatataaaatggagCAAATAAAAGCAAGAAGTGAATTCCCCCGAAGAAGTTTGCCCTTCAAGCCTTGAAAATTCCTTTCCTTTGGAAAAAGATTCAAGTAGTCCTAATTCTGGTAAAGGCCGTCGTCTTACCAATTGAATCCTTGAGAGGCTAACATTGTACAATTTTTCCTTACCATTTTATTCGATCCGGAAGAttaagggtgtgtgtggatgttgaagtaaattgagttgagttgagttgtgatgataaaatattattagaatattattttttaatattattattattttaaaatttgaaaaagttgaattgtttattatattttgtattgggatttgaaaaagttgtaatgatgagttgagatgaattaaggtgagtttggtaaccaaacgaaacctaaaaaAAGgggttcaaagttcaaaccgaCAATACTTTGCATATATACACGTTACGCCACCACGAAAAATGGGAAGTGTGGGATATCGTACTCAACTAATCAAATCTACCCCTAAAATACGTATTGTTTAGATACAGAAATACTTTCAATTcgtctcatcattataatttttttaaaattttcatataaaatgtaataaacaattcaaccttttcaaatctcaaaacaaaaataatattaaaaaataatattctaataatattttattcaattatttaaaatcatcttatctaaCTATATAAACCAATCCCAACGTAAGAACCAAAATGGTCTCAATTTAGCTATTTGTCGTGTTGAAgataaaaatatgttgaattatTAAAGCCCATCAAAATAGGTATGAAGTGATGGCCTGAAAAATACAGAGACTCAAGTGGGGCATCAATTACAAGAAGAAACTTAATATTGAGAGGAAGAGATTTTACCTTCTCCCTCTTCCTTCTTGTTTATATGAATATTGTTACAGAGAATTTCAGAAAACATAAGGGTTTGTACAAATCACCGTATGTAGTGGATTTTACCTCTCAATTCATGAAAGCAAGTTTAATGTCGAatcacatatattattattgtctcattttatttctatttttctacTCTTAATCTATGGATGAGCAATCCATGTGATCATCTTGTTCACTTCCGATCACCTGAAAATGCACTATCAAAATAaatgcttatttatttttaactaattacTCGTATTCATCACAAATAACTCAACacataaatatacttattatgttatccaatttttatttaattttttacgcATCTTCTTCAATACAATAACTCACCCCTCCCACGGCATATTCTTGAATTTATGAACTTATATCagataaaagaattatttatccaaacaaataaattaagctTAGATTTttgtcacaatttttttaattcatcttatttaatcattacaattttttcaaattttaacaaaaaataaaataaataatttaattttttaaattataaaataaaaaattatattcaaaatatatattttaataatattttaattaatttttaattttaatttcaactcggttccaaaaataaataaattaaacctAACACATAAGACtaaaattaagttttgttaactttttcaatttatttcaatttattattataatttttttaaaattttaatataaaatataataaataatttaatttttttaaaattttaaaataataataatattaaaaattaatattttaattatcatttcaattaaactcaattcaactcaaaatctgACTTTAGTCTATAATCCTAGTCAGACCACAGTCAGACACGCGCAACGTAAAAGACGTATTTAATACAACACTGGTCCTCTTTACCTTACGTACTTCGCTTCCGCTTCCCTCAGAATCTAATCCATGTTTTTATTCCCTCCATGTCCCCTCAGTCTCAATCCAACGGCTCCCACCACTCCTTTACTTCAAATCTAAATCCCCACCCTCTATGTACCTCCATACTCTAATTCCCTTCCTCTCGTTTTCAATGCCATAcccactctctccctctcactcgTTCAGATCTGATCTGAGCCTCCATTTTctatctttctttctctctgcATCTCAAAACCAGCAAAGAAACTACACATTCAGCAGGAAGCATTGCCTGCTAGCTCGCTCGCTTGCTTCTACAGGCTTGAATTTTGTATTCCCGTCTTTGTGCTTTGGCAATGGTGGAGGCACAGACATGGACGACGCGGCGGATGAGCAACCCGAGGCTGGAGACCGGCGCAAACGACCAAGTGCTGGACATTCCTGTGACCCCACCGGGGGATGTTCGCAACAACAACATGAGCTGGTCCTACTTTTCCTTCTCGCCTAACCTTATGACGGCCATGATCATCGCCTCCTGGTACTTCTCCAACATCGGGTACTTCTTCTTAACAAGTACCTCCTCAGCTTCTACGGCTTTCGCTACCCCATTTTCCTCACCATGCTCCACATGCTCTCCTGCGCCGCCTACAGCTACGCTGCCATCAACTTCGTCGATCTAGTCCCGCTCCAGCACATCCACTCCAAGCGACAGTTCCTCAAGATCCTCGCCCTCAGCGCTATCTTCTGCTTCTCAGTCGTCTGCGGCAACACCTCCCTCCGCTACCTCCCCGTGTCGTTTAACCAGGCAATCGGCGCCACGACGCCTTTCTTCACAGCCATATTCGCCTTTGTCATCACGTGCAAGAAGGAGTCCGCCGAGGTCTACCTCGCCCTCCTTCCCGTCGTCTTCGGGATCGTCGTGGCGAGCAACAGCGAGCCCTTGTTCCACTTGTTCGGATTCCTCGTCTGCTTGGGGTCCACCGCCGGCCGCGCATTGAAGTCCGTTGTACAAGGAATTATCTTAACCTCCGAGGCCGAGAAGCTCCATTCCATGAACCTGCTCTTGTACATGGCTCCCATGGCCGCGATGATTCTATTACCGTTCACGCTTTACATAGAGGGCAATGTGGCCGCGGTCACGGCCGAGAAGGCCAAAGGAGACCCCTTTATAGTCTTCTTGCTGATTGGGAATGCGACCGTGGCGTATTTGGTAAACTTGACGAATTTCTTGGTGACCAAACACACCAGCGCGCTGACTCTCCAAGTGTTAGGAAATGCCAAGGCGGCGGTGGCGGCGGTGGTCTCCGTTCTGATTTTCAGGAACCCCGTTACGGTCATGGGGATTACGGGTTTCGCCGTTACCCTAATGGGCGTGGTGCTCTACAGCGAGGCCAAGAAACGTTCCAAGGTTACCACTCAttaacagagaaaaaaaataataaaagaagaaaagaactgaaaatcaaaaaagattttcacttttgaaattgatttgccttattttgttcttctttaaatGATTATCGGATTTTTAtgtttcaatatatattttttattaatggaagGAAAGGGGAATTTGGATCAAAGTGAGATGTGGAATTGGATTGTATAGGAATATGATGGTGGAGAAATGGAAAGGGggccctttcttttcttttcttttaatttttgtctcAATTTTTGGGCTATAATTGGGGGAATGGTTTAAGAGGAACAGGAAGAAGTTTCTCTTTGTATACCTTTCCCCGTGTGTAACCTTACATAAATGTTTTGATGCATTTTGAACATGTACCATTAAATCTTAGTGCATTTTTGTGGGGAGGAAAAGTCTCCGCCACTTTATTTGGTTAATAGACTTTCTCTGCTGTTATAATTCCGGCTTTTGCTCTGCCCTTACGCTTGCCCATTCTTTTTCAGCATTCAGATATGTTCGTgtttgttggttttggtttcttttctttcttcttattcttcgtTGGGTGAAGTTTTTGCTTGTTTGTCTGTTTTCATCACGGTTCTTTTATTCCTTAATTTCTCAATTTTCATGTCAAAGGAGTCCTTTACTGCTTGATTTCTAGCTCCTGGcaaaagtttcagatttttcaCTGTCACTTAGGATGGTGCAGTTAATGAATGGTCTCTATTAAAAGCTTCCAAGGAATGGATTCGAGAGACGAATATAAGTTTTAGCAGTCTCAACCAGCAACCTTGGATCCCAATCGATCCATACAGTTAGTTTCATGGTAGTTTGAAGTCATTGCTAAGCTTCTTGCATTTGACAGCAGGAATGAGGGCAAGAAGCCAAActtgttgagaaataatctcacatagtctgtggacaaggtcttaggcatatttataaaaaatgaacaatCATTTCTTGTAGAatcggttttatgagatgagttaggttatgaatttttttatggtatCAAAGTTTGTCACAGGACGAACGAGAGTCTACACTACTTACCTTATGACAAGGACTAGAAAAAATACTGATATGCACGTTAGGGAGGATACTGAGGAATAATCTTACATGGCCTATGGCTAAGGTATTGgatatgtttataagaaataagtAATCTTCTCttgtaaaatcaattttatgagatgagttaggccatgaatttcttcaaaactGTTGACTCCAATAATCTCATTTGAATTAGTATTACTTGCTGGAAGTGAACGCCATAAAAGTTCAATTGATTCTTGAGTGCTTGTGAGAAAAAGACACGTTTTATTGGTACTTTTTGATATGAGTGGATAAAACAAAGTCAGATGAGTACTGTAGAGTTACCCTGTTTAGTCTACGAATCTGTAATTATTGGTACCGGTATAACATGCATCGTGTGCATGGCACTGACTGTGGCTGTGATCTTAGGTACTTTTTGGTTATCCTtcattttttccccttcttcttAGCTGTCATTTTCTTGGGCTATATCTTCCATTTGTCATGTAAATTGCTGAGAATACTTTGACAGTCATAAATTAGTAATGCTAtttttcagtttaaattttatgatcCCCAGTCACATTAGTTGCTgttatattacatttttaagTAGTTTCCTAAATTgattacttaaataaaagatgaaaaacaacatttttcacaACCCTCTTTCCGGAACAGAAACTGCATGCCCTGCTTGCTTGAGTACCTGTCTAAATGAATCTGCATCGGGTCCATGTCGGTGGATGTTAACTTTGAAGGTCACATTCAGTTTTAGGGTGTCTCAACTGATTGTCACGTTGTTTGCTACGCTGCAATGCGTGTGTTCTGATGTTTTGGGAGTGGGCAGAGTCATGGTGTCTTGGTGCATTTCCATCTGCATCGTGGAAGAGACATGGACAGGTGCAGAGTACTTGCTTAATTTTTGGTGGTGGTTGAAATTTCTTTCTCATCCTTTTCCTAGTTTAAGTTTCATATATTGCGTTAATTAGAGAGTAAGATGAA
It contains:
- the LOC121235239 gene encoding LOW QUALITY PROTEIN: probable sugar phosphate/phosphate translocator At1g12500 (The sequence of the model RefSeq protein was modified relative to this genomic sequence to represent the inferred CDS: inserted 1 base in 1 codon), giving the protein MVEAQTWTTRRMSNPRLETGANDQVLDIPVTPPGDVRNNNMSWSYFSFSPNLMTAMIIASWYFSNIGXLLLNKYLLSFYGFRYPIFLTMLHMLSCAAYSYAAINFVDLVPLQHIHSKRQFLKILALSAIFCFSVVCGNTSLRYLPVSFNQAIGATTPFFTAIFAFVITCKKESAEVYLALLPVVFGIVVASNSEPLFHLFGFLVCLGSTAGRALKSVVQGIILTSEAEKLHSMNLLLYMAPMAAMILLPFTLYIEGNVAAVTAEKAKGDPFIVFLLIGNATVAYLVNLTNFLVTKHTSALTLQVLGNAKAAVAAVVSVLIFRNPVTVMGITGFAVTLMGVVLYSEAKKRSKVTTH